The stretch of DNA ccatttaccttaaaagtgttacctatgtcatcttggatggtaatggctccatgtgttgaagtgtcaataaccttgtatggtccatcccacttacttcgtagcttaccatgcccaaagagcttaactcttgaattgaatagtagaaccttatctccaggcttaaactccttgtgcttgattctcttatcatgccatcgttttgttctctctttataaatccttgaattgtggtaggctttctctctccattcttctagctcagatagttgcatcagacgattctcactagcgaggtggagatccatgttccatttcttgagtgcccaatgagccttaaactctacttccacaggcaaatgacaagtttttccatatacaagttgataaggtgacatgcctatgggtgttttgaatgcagttctatatgcccaaagtgcatcaggaagtttgtccttccaccccttacccatctcatctacggtcttttgtaaaatatttttgatttgtttgttagatgtttcggcttgccagctagtctgaggatggtatggtgttgcgacgttgtgtcgaactccatgatcggctaggtactttcggaagattttgtcgatgaagtgagaacctccatcgcttataactatccggggtataccaaagcgaggaaagattacttcatggaacattctcttggcatgttttgaatcagctgatcgacaaggtagtgcttctacccatttggacacgtagtccacagctactaagatatactcgcaattcccggacatagggaatggccccatgaaatcaatgccccatacatcgaaaagttctacttgaagattatttgtgagaggcatttcatttcgtgagttaatattcccatgtttttgacaccggtggcatctcctgacaaagtcctttgtatcttcatacatcgttggccagaaaaaaccactttgccaaattttagcatgtgtccggaatgctccatagtgtcctccatatggcgaggcatggcatctttccataatttgagtagcctcagccataggaacacaccttctcaagagtccatcagcgcaaactcggaaaagatatggctcatcccaaaggtggaaacgactatcgtgaagcaacttccttttgtttgcaccaggtgggacatagccttttactataaagtttacgatgtctgcgtaccatggatctgcatgtgttatcttaagaagggtgtcatcccttaggtagtcatttatgggaagctcatcatgtgttttctTATATTGAagtctagacaagtggtcggctacggaattctcaactcccttcctatctcggatttctatgtcaaagtcttggagtagaagaatccatcgaattagacgaggcttagcatctttcttagtgaggaggtacttgagagcagcatggtctgaatagatgattatctttgcccccactaagtaagatctaaacttgtctatagcaaagacaacagctaaaagctctttttcagttgtagtgtaattgagctgtggtccagataaggttttgctagcgtaggatatggcataatgcattttatccttggtttgtcctaaaacggcaccaaccgcaaaatcgctagcatcacacatgatctcaaaaggaagattccaatcaggtggttgaatgattggggctgagatgagtgctttcttaagagtttgaaaagattcatgacactcatcactaaagatgaaaggtgcgtccttagctaggagattagttaggggtctagcaatttgagaaaaattcttgataaagcgtctatagaaccctgcatgtcccaaaaagctacgaattcctttcacattcgtgggaggtggaagtttttcaataacttcaatctttgctttgtccacctctataccacgttcggacactttatgtcctagcactattccttcctgaaccataaaatggcatttctcccagttcaggattaagtgcttttcttcacatcgctgcaagactctatctaaattctccaaacaatgatcgaaggttttgccatagacggtaaaatcaaccatgaaaacctccattatcttctcaatcatgtccgagaaaatagacatcatgcaccgttggaaagaagctggagcattgcacaatccgaacgacattcgtcggtatgcataagttccatacgggcatgtaaaggtagtcttttcttggtcatctggatggattgggatttggtgatatccagaataaccatcaaggaaacaaaagaaagagtggtttgcaagccgttccaacatttcatcaatgaagggtaacggaaagtgatctttctttgtagccttattgagttttcgatagtcaatacacatacgccacctagtgacaattcgttgagggatgagttcatttttctcattcctaacaaccgtcattcctcctttctttggcactacttggacagggctaacccactcactatgtggcacaggataaataatcccagcacgatagagtttgaggacctctttcttaacaacctctcgcatagcattgttaagtctccgttgtggttcccttgaaggtgtagaattgggatcaatagggatacgatgagtgcagagaatgggactaatgcccgtgagatcctcgagagagtagccaaaagctgatctatgtctttcaagaacagtgacaagttgttgtgtttcataatcggaaagcttgtcactgataattactggagtttttgagttgttgtgcaagaagacatatctaaggccagaaggaagaggttttaattctatcgaaggaggtgaaggtagttcatttttgtctagctcaacgggttctaccaactcttcttcttcttgaacaaagtgttcatgattaaagaatggttgggtcatctcctctggagtcaccattaagatctcctcaataggatctgggtcaagtttgggttccactatcgtgttaattgatctagctagaggaacaacaatagtggaattcccaactttgaagtctaaatgacctcgttgtggttgttcttgtagaagtttcatgattggtctaccaatcaagagaggaatctccgatatgtcaaaaatgtggaaatgtagacatattccagagtccttgattctaacaggaactgcccttaataccccatggctttctagaattaatctagatggactttgtaaaagtttttgagatggggttatggactcgttgggataaagagtgtcagctaaatccttggaaataacatttatcccaacatatggattgtagtggaccttcctagtggaccctctaatttggcacagaagaatggttgaaggagtgatgatccgagctacctcaggagacagctctgcttctgttagccattcgtaactcagaatagccgaaaggcttttgatgtgttctatgtcaacagattctactcttagaacggattgagtggtccttgctaggGGTCGTGTTtagataggaaaattcgaggtgtttccataatcttcaaaaagatcttcctcgaattcaaagggatgctctaaaggtggtggttcatcatcccttagttggttttgcattcctttatcaggaggtttctctacaaccaaattaatggatgggtcaggtggaatttctaactcggttgcaagttcctcatcttttggtttaggatcaggctcgacttctttttctccttcaggaaactcatcataaatgcctgtgtaaggggtattttcaagaattctttctaggatagctctcccctcatctgtgagtttgtgtgtgaatgagcctcctgaagcaatgtcgaggtgaagagcagcttccttgtttagaccacgataaaagtggtagtacagtacatggtcaggcagggaaaggtttggaccggaattggtaaggcttgtgaacctagcccaagctgctcctaaagtttccttctctctttgtttgaatgtaagaatttcaattctaagatcagcaattcgaaaaagtgggaagaaagcgagacaaaagttgtctcgaagttcatcccaacttccattaacgcctcctacagaatgagcataccacttttttgctcttcccaaaagggagaacggaaataatttccatttaagggtgtcttgtgtcatgccggaaatagatcggcaagagcacaactactcgaattctctaaggtgggtgtatggatcttcatctacttgcccagagaagggttgctcctgaatcatggctattagatcagggccaaggtcatagccatctgtaagaattggatgtgatgatggtggtggctctaataactcgccctttggagcaaagaatttatagataggagtgaaatccatgtggtatggtgaaaatggtaaggtgagtgtggtaaaagggaaaagaaaaaggatacacggacgacttggttcgaaactagcacagctaccgctccccggcaacggcgccagaaagcttgttgggtattttaaacgcaaacagaaaaatccgcaagcgcacggataccgatgtagccttcacccgggagtattccagagtatcgattttccacagagaacgtgagtgtactaattaagatccaagatcgcccaaggataactatataattgtttttggtgggaagagaggaagtttcctgagagttctctagttgatctaagaatcaagaattacttcaagattatctatatcgggacatcagagcactaaccacagaaagagatgagaagggggctaggaaggtgaaAGCTCCAAATGGCTagtgggggggtgaatagcctatttaaaatttctacaaacttcactaagcaagtgagttagtaaaacaaatggcgaagcaattctagcactagctcaactaagctatgcaagccacctatacaaactagtacaaggctaaacactaaagcacaacaacaagagaactaagctaaacaagctacacaactagcaaggtaagcaagtatgtaaagagaggagagtgattgttataccgatgttgtagagatgagatatatccaatcaatcacgtacacaatcacaagagagacctcggcaagagatgacacaagattttttaccgaggttcacttgcttcccggcaagctactcctcattgtggcgatacacccacttgatggatcacgagctaattggcaatccaaagccaaaccctcagcgggtgccgcacatccactcacaagatggggttctccaaagccacgagcaatccactagagtagccaattgcgatctcccgcggggaaggctcaagaacccctcacaaaacacttggtgaggctctaaacaatctccaatcacgagctcaacaccaccgctgctccaagccgtctagggcgtcgggaaacacccaagagtaacaagaaatccgcagtaaactcaagaatcaagtgccactaaaagcaactctcaaagcaatgcacttgaatctcactcaatctcactaggatgagcaatcaagcaaggagatgagtggagggagtgttctctagctcaaagtatgtctcaagtaatcaaatgtgcaagagttgacctcccaaagccggccaccaactatttataagcccctcaaagaaactagccgttggctgttttcactgggctaaaaacgggggcaccggacgctactaagtgagcaccggacgctcgactccctgcgtccggtgcactggagttggccacgtgtcctctttgaatctcgcgtgtcagatcctaacggctacctgcaacacaccggacgctctgcaagtccacaccggacggtccggtgcacaccggactcgtgcgcagagagggttgcaaaaacccctcacaccggacgctaaccaccggacgctaccagagtgcgtccggtgctcaaccctagtagggtcaagcacaccggacgctgaggccagcgtccggtgcctccgcactcagcgtccggtgagtgtttctcagtgagaaaacactcccgtgacttctccaaaattcccaccggcgcaatagaaaatatactcttatttttctcaaaagcgccgaatcccgcctcgcaagctcggcgggagggagagaggaacccacacccctctcaaccctaggaactccacctcctttgtaaatgtgctaacaccaacaagtgtccaccaccaaagtgcatttgtgttagcttttcacaaacattttcaccaaaggagttaagttagcactttactagatcctaatgcatatgctcaagatgtagacctagtagcacttgattcgagagatgaccgtgatttcccctcttgatagtcggctatctatcctaaacccggtcaatcacttctctactcatcttagaccggcaaaagtaaaaccctatgtttatacctttgccttgataactttgctccttgtttatcaccatgatcttcactttatgcttcatccctttgtgatcatgtggccacctttccatgccaccatgcaccttcatcacatgtgttgctatgcctaactcaaatcacttaaacaagaggcattagcaacttggtgtcattaattaccaaaaccaaacttgggctttcagaaggtctgactacggtcctacaaacaccgatccgaacgtggtggaatacgtcgaccgttagagctgtcactaccctaaggctaccacaacaatccgcaggattgggtgcaattccaggtaatcgcaagactaaacaccacgtctaatctattaattactactctagcgttataaagactagagcacttgatgcaagcggaaatccaataaataacttgaatgtaaataaaaataattaaagaactcaggaattatgaattgaagaacctggagaacgatgaagaacgaactagatgctgcaaaagtataatgttgaggaagatccgacagatccggctcctcctccgctctcctcttctctctccctattttctagattacaactagaactaactagaactagaagtagaggaactagaactagaactagatgaactagaactagatctagatgaactagaggtagaactagaagaactaaagggatcctctctacttggatgaagacttgaaaccctagctttgattctgtagaagaggtatgatctccaggggccagggggtctggttttatagtcccttcaagtgaatctgggccatcggatcaaaccgacattgatcgcatggttttccttgatcctttaggtcggtggagcataatccgcgaaacgtgtcctgattgggcactgtagctgggcgggcgcccaggagagttgggcgggcgccctgcctccgagcccgatttccttcccgttcgttcccgtggcttctggagtcttctagatgatagaaaattgcgcgacacgttaatatctctatgtaaacccgacgtgtgggcctttcttccatatttcctgataaccccctgcagaaatagacaaacaccaaaacttgtggaattctgtcagataaaatcctaagtctaggtattggttgcatttggatccttttccatgattagttgatggttaaatgtgagcattatggaccgtcaacaaccagcTCGTCTGGGAGTTGGGCCACCGTTGGTGCCTCGCCCTCCATGCCAGCGACGAGTGGTGGAAACTGCAATTttggttagggttaggcactgcCGAATCTGAAATCGAACAAATCCAAAGAACCCTAGAGAGAAAATTCGACAAATCCGACCAGGCACAACGACTCTTGTTGTGAGGGCATAGGAAGGCACTGGAATTGGAACCCTAATACCACGCGTCCACGCCTAAAATCCGAGCACTTGAATGAACTCGTAATCATAGCTTACTAGCCTACAAGGGGAAGTCGGATGCTTACCGGGACCGGGTCGCTCTTCTGGAGCGTAGAGAGCACGCCGTCTTCCGCCGCGGCACCCCTGATGGCTCCAGTACGCGGCAGCCGCCACCGGCGTCGCACGCGGAGGATGTGCAGTCGGCTCGCAGCGAGTCGCCGCTCTCTGAGCTCTGAACAAGACGAAAAGAGCAGCGATGAGATGAGACAGAGATCTGAACTGCCGTGTGAGGCCATGGATACATCTGTAATGCTGGTTGTTGGGCCTGGGCCTGGGCTGGCCCGGGATGAAAAGCATACAGCCCACTAGTACTTGACAAGATCACaatatttaataaataattgcataattGCTCAGGATATTTTTTTATCGGTTGTCATAGTTACCAGATGATTATTATtatactaggtagcgtgcccgtgcgttgctacgggacaaAAAACTTTTATGTTAAAAACACATAGATCGCACCATTAGTTTCATGCTCATATGTTGCTACGGGACAACTAAATATTTGTAAAGGAACACACGATAAATGTGACATTAAAATAACATTTAATTAAAAAACAAAGTTCGTGAGATTAAGACAGCCACACCTTGTTCTTGGCACTACTTCAACAGTACTTTTTAGCAAAGAAGCAATATTTTTCGCTCAACATTTTAATATCAGTTTCAGCACAAGTCAAATTTCAGCGAAACAAATCCTTGTTGCACACATTAGAACAACACAATAATAAATAGAAACGCACCCACAGATATATCCATGTCTACTAAAGAACGAGTAAAGATGTTTCTAATGCATCTTCAAGTTGATAGTGTAGAAAGATATGAGTATCTAACAAACCAAAAAGGCATATTTATTTCTTCCAAAAAATCACACGGTACCCTTGATCTATCTAGAACTATATAACTGAAAAATTGATATATCTATCTCTATGTAAAGTTCGCATATAGAAATTTGTTTGTCCAATAACCTCCTAAATCTATAAAATTGTGGCATAGTTAATAAAAGCCCAAGATATTTTTAATAGCATTAGTAAGTTGGTAACAAAGGCAAATAGATCAACAAATATGCAACGCAGGGAAAAAAGAGCACATCGGTAGCATACATTCATACCACAAGAATTTTGTTTTGTTACAATCCAATTCAAGATACAATGCTAATTCAAGACCATGGATTCCAAACTAAACTATGATTTGCAAGCATGCATGATCTCAGAAGAAAACTCAACGGAACAACTTCAGTCACCTAGTAACCTCATAGTTGTCTTTCCTTTCTTCACTTCACACTGCATATCCATCACCACCTATCTGAAAAGCCTTGATCCCCAAAAAACAAGTTATTAATCAGTCGTGCAATGACATTGcaagatttgcatggaacaattaTGGCCAAGTTAGTTACCAGCTTGGAGAAGACTGCAAGGAGGCAGGCAAGCTGTGTGGCGACATCCACTGAATCGCTTTTTGTGTAAACTGTAAGAtttgatatgggatattttgattccaaaaatatttttgcacTTCACACTACAAGACTTAGAGAATAAGTGAATAACCATAAACCCAAATAACTTTGAACTTAACTCAAATAACACTTGTTACCTTTGTGCCTGCAACACAGCAAGCAATTAGATATGAATTGCATATGGGTTCAGAACACCAATATCTTGCGTTCTAAGTTTCTAACATAGGTGAGAAATTGATCAAGTACTGGACAGTTGACTGTGATGGGTTCACATGCTTGCAATTAGAGAGAGAAATTTAAGCTACATACTTTAACTTTGGAAGATCTGATAGCTTCCTATTCGTTGATGAGAGCATGCAAAAGCTCCGGTCTTCTCCTAAAGAGCACATAATAGCAAAAATATTATCTTGACATGCCTGGACACAAATAACAACAGCTTTATAGCCCTCAAATTCGTGAATTCACCAGGTCCTTTCGAGCCAAGATTGCGACGATCCCACATTCATACAGATCACCAGGTCCTTCTGTCTGTTTCAAGTGGCTTATCAAGATCAACAGTTGATTTGACTGGACACTGCTTGAAATTACCATTTTCAAGGTTGTTGACTAAATTTGTTAAATTCCCAGGCTGAAGCTCAGTACTGGCAATAGTGGGCCTAGGTGTATCAATATTGGAGTTAAGATGGTGGACATTGCATAAGGACTGATGATTGTCGTGTTTCTTGATACCATTCTGCTCCACTGATGATGATGCAGCCATAGATTGGATCTCTGGGTCCACTTCTCTAAGCTGCATGTAAAACAACAGGTTGGTAGTATTTTGGGGAGACCTCCAATTTTTCATTTTAAAAATACCTTTGCAACTTACCAATTCCAAACAAGACTCTGGTAGTGTAGGTTTCTTGATACAAATAAAGTTTTGAATATCTTGTCTAAAAGGCATAATTATATCCCGAATTCCAGAGCTTCCAACCTGCAAATTTTACACTCTAAGTAACATATACCTTGAATCTGGAAACTGGGAATGACTTAATGACAACCAAATTGCAAAATGACGTAGTTTTGGAAGACAATAAACAAAATTAAAAAACGCTTGAAGATTGTTTCACAAATGATAAGACAAGCTACACTTGAATCACAAAGAAGCACCAATAAGCAGTAGCCGGTAGCCACATACATGTAAAATCTCCACGGTAGGTATACATGACTTCTTATGCGATGAATTACAAATAAGATGATATCATTATCTTTAGGCACTAAATAGAGCACTTAAACAATTTCCTGGTAAAGCAATGCCTTAATTCTTTTTAAAATCGgaatcatatatttttttttctcgaactatgCATGAGTGCTGTGTCATTTCATTAATTAAGAAGAAAAAGGTGAATAATACAAGGGATAGATGCAGAATGCCTTCTCCCAAACCCAGCACATGCATGCCCAGCAGGGGATTAGCTAAAGACGCGCCACCAATCACTACAAACAACCACTAACAGCACCTCTGCTATATAGGACTAAACGA from Sorghum bicolor cultivar BTx623 chromosome 8, Sorghum_bicolor_NCBIv3, whole genome shotgun sequence encodes:
- the LOC8076296 gene encoding uncharacterized protein LOC8076296, encoding MVMRTPVAAPPAASRCEPVGHAHAGGRAPRRNAPRREPAGRAHAGGRAPVREPPVPDAPPALVDLSPEYLIGAPNSVRERVALRGLEKHGTFADAAEGAAAVAPPPSKILRVDAVRSCEDLLVELTEQVGSSGIRDIIMPFRQDIQNFICIKKPTLPESCLELLREVDPEIQSMAASSSVEQNGIKKHDNHQSLCNVHHLNSNIDTPRPTIASTELQPGNLTNLVNNLENGNFKQCPVKSTVDLDKPLETDRRTW